The Cryptomeria japonica chromosome 9, Sugi_1.0, whole genome shotgun sequence DNA segment CCCTCCAATGTTATTTCTGTTTTAGACGAGGATGAGACAAATTCTAGTGATTTTGAGGAGGAATACTGGGATATTGAGCTGGAGGAGGATGATTGTGTGCCCCCTAAGAAGACAAAAAATAATCCCAAAGAAAACAATCTATGTTTGTGGGGTAAGGTAAGGGGAAGGGGAAGGTGACTGCTCCACCCAAGGTTTAGAccagaaaaatgaagaaaactagGAGTTCCTTTGACCCTTCCCCTGATGAGGTCAGAAGAAAAGCTATGTGAAGGAATAATAGTTCCGGGGTAGGTAAAGGAAAAGATGAGGAGTTGGGTGACCCTCTCTGTGAGTTGGATAAGATTAATGTTGGTTCCCCTGTTTCGAGTGGCTCTATTCTACCTCACTTGACATCTCATGGTCAAGGTAGATCCTCATTGCGTTAAGAGTTGAATGTTGATTCCCAACACTTGAAAATTAATCGTGAGTAGTTATTTGATGTTATGGGTATGGAGAAAAATAGTGctatatattgattttttttagtCTGTTCAAATGGgtcttccatgaaatcaaagaCTTACAGGTTAAACAAAGGGCTACTAGAAGCAAATTAGAGGTGATGGAGGATTTTGGCTTAGACATTAGTAAGGATCCTAGTGTGACAACAAGATGGACAGAAGAAGAGGAAAACTCGATGGTTGATTGATTGAAGAAGATTGTTGAGGCAATTGAAAATTTGAGGCAATTGAAAATTTGAAGGACTATGAAAGGAAAGTTTCTGGTTTTGAGGAAAAGCTGAACAATATTAAGGCTTCTCTCCAAACCATTATGAAGATTAGCCACAAAGTTATGAAAGTAATTGCTGAAAGCATGAGCACTGTGGTTCTCAACTTGGAGAAGGAGATTCAAGGCAATCGAGTTGTGGAGCTAGAGGAGGAAAAAGATAAAGGACAAGATGATTCATCTGGCCCAAGCAAGAGAATGGGAGCAAATCTGAAGAGAAAGGCTAAAAGGCCTCCTCAAGACCTTTAGGACCTTAAGAAGGTTGTGCTAAATATGAATCAACTTGAAGTGGAGGTCGCAGATATTCTGAAGAATTTGGCTTAGTCTCCTCTACTATTTTCTAGGTTTTTTGCTGTCTTCTGGTTTTTTGTTGTCTTTTGGCTACCACTTTCATGGttatctttagatcaacttttTGATATGTGATTGTACTGTTTAATGCTTATTTTGATATAAGACTTGTTGTTAAAGGGTTTAGGGTCCCTTACAAACCTGTTTTTACtgtaataaaaaaattaacatctaggttaattttttgtttgaaattaAATTGTTAtaatttactattaatttgttcaTTTTATTGTGCTTAAATAGCCTTAATTTTGTTGTTGTTATCATATTCAAAATGTAAGACtaaatttgaacaaaaataaaatgtaatggtctatttttaatttatattttatattatagataactaatgaaataattgaattattacATTAAATAGAATTGttagtaattttttttattgtaatatttaataGATTTTTTTCCCAAATACAATGCATTTaagacaaaaaataaacaaaattaaattataGTAAAAGAAAgagtatattgaaaataaaattgaataaaaaacGTACAAAAAAATCTCGTTTGGAAATCTTTTACTATTTGTATtcaaaatttataataattttacAACAAAACTCATTTTCAAACTTAACATGTCACTTAACATGTACATAATAAAATTTAGGTCATGGAAAAATAAGATTTTAAAAACTCATTAATTTTAAAGGAATACAGCTAAATTCTTTAAGGAAGTCTCTATCCAAATATGCGAGAACGTCCAGAAGAGGCAATGACTCAAAACCAAtccttgataaaaaaaaattcaccctAAAATTCTTTATCAAATCACACCACAATTTCAACTCACCACGCTGAATTTAAGAAAATATGTACAAATTCAAAGATTTACTtattttgctatcactatcaaaaGGCTATTTTTATTCTAATCCAGTTATATATCCACTATAAATTTTAATCTATGCTTTCTTTTATTTAAGGGAGAGGACTCAATAGTTAAACATGTTTCAATTGTTGTGATAGTTGTTTATTTAATACTCATACTTGTTGATTTGATATTCATACTTGTTTGTTTAATATTCagttttttttgacaacattgtaCCAGTagttgtgacttcaaagttgttattGCTGATGATGACTACCAATAACTAAATGAAATATACTgttagttgtaaaaagcaaccaatcatgtgatgccacatcagaaGCACAAATATTGGGACCCTTTTGCACGACTATTGGTTTCACCTTTTTTTGGGGTTAGTTTGGACATATTGAcaaaaaacatgttgatgtggcaccgtatttgatgatgtgaccctaagaccttagttataagcaagaaaCTTGCCAAATAAGCTGCTCTTTCAGCTTCGACATTTATAACACACCATGGCATGTGGTGCCTATAAGAGGTGGAGGCCTCAACAAAAATTTCGGTGCAACGATGAAAATATCTGTTCATCATTTTAATGCGCTATCGTTGCAGTGAGTTTTTTATGCATGAGTTTGTTTTTGTAGTCATATAGCATCTGTCATTTATTCGTACATTTGTTAATGCCAACCTCAACAACACAAGTTCGGTGTGAGACTGGCCGGAAAAGAATTTGAGGTGAGACTGCCCTGAAAACAGACATCATGCTATTCTGGTGGGCTAATGAAATAAGGAATGTAGCGTGTCACTAGTAAACAGGTAGTTACCATACAAAGGTTTTATTTATCCTAACATCCCTTCGACTACTGATATGTTTTGGGAAATCGACAGAGATGTTCTTCTGTTCCATTCTTACTCCTTTACACTGAATAACCCAACGAGGAAACAAAACCTGAAGAAAGATCATTCAGGTGAAGATTTTACTGCAGAGTGCCTGACCAAGCTGcaattgcagatatctttagtaTGTCAGAGTACTAACCAGTCAGCAGGGATTGTGGAGCTTACATATACATCAGATATTCAGCACACAAGAAATACTTACAGAGATCTCTGTAGCTATATCAATCGTTACGGAGCTTCTTCTGATTATCTTGTTAACTGTGGCAAAAGGTAAGCACTGCATTTTAAAATAGAAtgtttgtttttatctttcttgTGTTGCTTTGAGCTATAGTTTTCAAGCTTTGTATTCAAACAAGCTCTGCACAGAGAAACATTAATATTATGCATGTAGAATACAAGTTTTGCCTACTTGTTTGAATGAATCCTTTATTTTTTATGGAAGGCCGTGGATTTATTAAGATTTTGACTTATATGTGATGTCATGTTACATATAGTGCTTTTGAAAATACCCCGTTTCCAAAGAAGTTTCCTGACCTCTGTGGTCATCTAAGAATTTTATCAGTTCTACATCAAAATACCCTGTTTCCAAGGATGTTTTCTTAACTTTGGTCATCTAAGTATTTTAAAATCAGTTCAACATCAGTAGAGCCCATTTGGAGGGATTAGTCAAATAAATATCTGAATAGCTGATAGCATAGATATGTCATATTACAGCCAAGATGTATTCACATGGCTTAAGCAATTAATGCTAGGAGTTTCTTCTTTCAGAGCTCTCAGTGTAGAAGAGAGAGGTCTTCATATCTTACTAAAAAGTTAATTGGGCTTTTCATTTCAGAGACAGTTTGATCTGTAAAACCATGCAAATGGAACGATTTGATTCCACTCTACCCTCAGCACCTCCAGCaaatatggaagttttgtatgcAGGGCGTCATAAACACCGGCTCTATTTGTCGGAAGGTTTGATACGTTACAGATGCAACGGGTGTAAAGCATATGGAGCTAATACAGGGTATAAATGTCATTTATGTGGGAATGTCACGTTCCACATATCATGTATTGACTAACCAGATGATTGTGTGCATCCCCAGTATCCTAGATACTGGTTTAGATTTCCCAAGAAGACTGCTAAGCGAGGACAACGGTTGGACATCTCCCTTATCATGTATTGATAAGGCTAAGTTCAGCATACAATGTTTAGCGCATATGATATCCATTGAGTATATACAAATTATACAGTCATATCTCCATGAAGGTATATTTTGCTTGCACGGACTGCATTTAAGTTCTCTTTTCTTCTTTCTGATAAGTTTCAGGGAATGGTCGGCAAGTGTGTGTTTGTTACAGTTAAATTCTCGTGGTATGTCAAGACACGACGAGTGAAATTTCCCCCAGGTTTGACAAAAATTGTTCGAGAAGCTTCGTATGAGAAGCCTTTGATGAGATTCTTGCAGTGCGCGCAAAAAGAAGTTTAACTCTTGATTAGCAAGATTTGGCTTAGCAAAAATGTTTGAAAGCTTGGGACAAGAACGATGCAGCACGAAGTCAAAGTCGATGCGGTCTGGATTTCTGCATTGATAACCGCATCTGCTCCCACTTCTCCACAACCACTGCAATAGAAACGCTCTCTTCTACGCATCAGAAAAAGTGAATGCTTCTGGCGGGAGGAAACAAAATCAAGAGGATTGACAGTCATAACGTTGAGTAAATTTGAATTAGAAATGCGGGCTGGGTTAGTGCGAGTCCAGGACACTGTTTGCAAGGAATAGGGAACGCGAGAAATTGGAACCCGGACCCCCGGACCCTCTAATGAGATATACTTAATAACAAAGCAATTATGCAAGGCGTTCCCTATTTGAagttaatcaattaatattgattAACTTCAAATAGATAACGCCTTGTGTAATTAATTGCTTTGTTATTGTGTATATCCCATTAGGGAGCCCAGGTTCCAATCTCTCACATTCCCTGTTCCTTGAAACACACTGAGCCAACCCGTGTTTCTAATTCAAATTTACTCATCATTATGGCTGCCAATCCTCTTGATCTTGTTTTCTCCCGCCACGAGCATAAGCTTTTTCTGATGCCTAGAATAAAATGTTTCTATTGCAGCGGTTCCGGAGAAATGGGAGCAGATGCTGGTTATTAATGCAGAAATCCAGACCGCTTCAACTTCGACTTGGTGCTGCATCTTTCTTGTGCCAAACTTTTAGACATATTTGCTAAGCCAAATTAAATTTCTGCTCGTTGTCGTCGTTTTTGCACCAAAAGTGCAAAGCTTGCAAGAATCTCTTTAAAGGCTTCTCACACGAAGCTCTTTGGACATTTTTTTTCAAACCTGGTC contains these protein-coding regions:
- the LOC131855779 gene encoding uncharacterized protein LOC131855779 produces the protein MFWEIDRDVLLFHSYSFTLNNPTRKQNLKKDHSGEDFTAECLTKLQLQISLVCQSTNQSAGIVELTYTSDIQHTRNTYRDLCSYINRYGASSDYLVNCGKRDSLICKTMQMERFDSTLPSAPPANMEVLYAGRHKHRLYLSEGLIRYRCNGCKAYGANTGYKCHLCGNVTFHISCID